A window of the Myxococcus virescens genome harbors these coding sequences:
- a CDS encoding AsmA family protein has protein sequence MSDTVVKKKRRWPYVLGGVFALLVIIVAVALWRLDAILLKTARDQAATYSQLLGRPIEIGDISTKLFPTIGAQVENVTVGPAEGEDLPLAQLALIDVRVAAGPLLSSSGKDIQVKNAEVSGLTVNLVRFADGTTNVQRLLQRLEEQQPKEEEAPAEESQPMDLSGVHVERAALTDGAIRFVDRGAGAQARELGVKDLDIEVKDLRVGKPLVVNLAAAVLADTQNLQVSLHAAPLPATLVPTPERVTLKAQKIDLAPLGPFLPPDIGLRAGTLDADWQADLGSAVPGGQGPTKLVGIIKALGLSFTGSEGGKALDVVMDTDVAGDITTGDLALNKLKVDLGPASLTGKGSVKGLLTDKPAVEGFELTGRNLDPAALADYYPPLRKQLNGMIAGPIGLDVRGSGTQDAQAIDVNVDLTPVRLRVPAQLTKDAGGAMKLSARVSGAAATGGALRFDAKADLGGIDLRPGLLVDKAPGQRMDLSAAGTYAPGQGSGMKVDIPKLTANVLEDTMTGSAAFALAGTGKKQTTTFSADLKSQKLDADALMMSEEEVQARGGPPPEEPPSDDPTRFSGYRGDIRFAVGTLRYMEMNMTQVTGVVKMTDDLITVEKFSTGVYGGRIVADGTTMRLGPLPEQRPFEAKVKVEGVAVEQALTQFTPQKAVTGKFNGNVDVKGVGYTPEQLKQTLLGGINGDLLDGELLGKDLVAAVSEPLAKALPIAAKGLKNEQVTKLGGDLPFSVQIKDGVAQLSKPLTWARPEAELSFDGGIRLDGSLDLTGSVALTPSTVKTLTLGKVTPPAAIPVGLKLTGPAWKPEVTSLDVKPAVTQIAKLAASSLAGNLIGGERGQQVQGIIEGGEDKLRAEAEARRKELEAKAAEEKARLEAEAKKRAEDEAKKRLRGLFGK, from the coding sequence ATGTCCGACACCGTGGTGAAGAAGAAGCGCCGTTGGCCCTATGTCCTTGGAGGAGTCTTCGCGCTCCTCGTCATCATCGTGGCCGTGGCGCTCTGGCGACTGGACGCCATCCTGCTGAAGACGGCCCGCGACCAGGCGGCCACCTATTCCCAGCTCCTGGGACGTCCCATCGAAATCGGGGACATCTCCACCAAGCTCTTCCCCACCATCGGCGCCCAGGTGGAGAACGTCACCGTCGGCCCCGCCGAAGGGGAAGACCTGCCGCTGGCCCAACTGGCCCTGATTGACGTCCGCGTCGCCGCGGGCCCGCTCCTGTCCTCCAGCGGCAAGGACATCCAGGTGAAGAACGCCGAGGTCTCCGGCCTCACCGTCAACCTGGTCCGCTTCGCCGACGGCACCACCAACGTGCAGCGTCTGCTCCAGCGGCTGGAAGAACAGCAGCCCAAGGAAGAGGAAGCCCCCGCTGAAGAGTCCCAGCCCATGGACCTCTCCGGCGTCCACGTGGAGCGCGCGGCCCTCACCGACGGCGCCATCCGCTTCGTGGACCGCGGCGCCGGAGCACAGGCCCGCGAGCTGGGCGTGAAGGACCTGGACATCGAGGTGAAGGACCTCCGCGTGGGCAAGCCGCTGGTGGTGAACCTGGCCGCCGCCGTGCTCGCGGACACCCAGAACCTCCAGGTGTCCCTCCACGCCGCGCCGCTGCCGGCCACGCTGGTCCCCACGCCCGAGCGCGTGACGCTGAAGGCGCAGAAAATCGACCTCGCCCCGCTGGGCCCCTTCCTGCCGCCGGACATCGGCCTGCGGGCGGGCACGCTGGACGCGGACTGGCAGGCGGACCTGGGCAGCGCCGTTCCCGGCGGCCAGGGCCCCACGAAGCTGGTGGGCATCATCAAGGCCCTGGGCCTGAGCTTCACCGGCTCCGAGGGCGGCAAGGCGCTGGACGTCGTCATGGACACCGACGTCGCGGGCGACATCACCACGGGTGACCTGGCGCTCAACAAGCTGAAGGTGGACCTGGGCCCCGCAAGCCTCACCGGCAAGGGCAGCGTGAAGGGCCTGCTGACCGACAAGCCCGCGGTGGAGGGCTTCGAGCTGACGGGCCGCAACCTGGACCCGGCCGCGCTCGCCGACTACTACCCGCCGCTGCGCAAGCAGCTCAACGGGATGATTGCCGGTCCCATCGGCCTGGACGTGCGCGGCAGCGGCACGCAGGACGCCCAGGCCATCGACGTCAACGTGGACCTGACGCCCGTGCGGCTGCGCGTGCCGGCCCAGCTCACCAAGGACGCGGGCGGCGCGATGAAGCTCTCCGCGCGGGTCTCCGGCGCGGCGGCCACGGGCGGCGCCCTGCGCTTCGACGCGAAGGCGGACCTGGGCGGCATCGACCTGCGGCCCGGCCTGCTGGTGGACAAGGCCCCGGGACAGCGGATGGACCTGAGCGCCGCGGGCACCTACGCGCCCGGCCAGGGCTCCGGCATGAAGGTGGACATCCCCAAGCTCACCGCGAACGTGCTCGAGGACACGATGACGGGCAGCGCGGCCTTCGCGCTCGCGGGTACAGGGAAGAAGCAGACGACGACGTTCTCCGCGGACCTCAAGAGCCAGAAGCTGGACGCGGACGCGCTGATGATGAGCGAGGAGGAAGTCCAGGCGCGCGGCGGTCCGCCGCCGGAGGAGCCGCCATCCGATGACCCGACGCGCTTCAGCGGCTACCGGGGCGACATCCGCTTCGCGGTGGGCACGCTGCGCTACATGGAGATGAACATGACCCAGGTGACGGGCGTGGTGAAGATGACCGACGACCTCATCACGGTGGAGAAGTTCTCCACGGGCGTCTACGGCGGACGCATCGTCGCGGACGGCACCACCATGCGCCTGGGCCCGCTGCCGGAGCAGCGCCCCTTCGAGGCGAAGGTGAAGGTGGAGGGCGTCGCGGTGGAGCAGGCGCTGACGCAATTCACGCCGCAGAAGGCCGTGACGGGCAAGTTCAACGGCAACGTGGACGTGAAGGGCGTGGGCTACACGCCCGAGCAGCTCAAGCAGACGCTGCTCGGCGGCATCAACGGCGACCTGCTGGATGGCGAGCTGCTGGGCAAGGACCTGGTGGCCGCGGTGTCCGAGCCGCTCGCCAAGGCGCTGCCCATCGCGGCCAAGGGCCTGAAGAACGAGCAGGTGACGAAGCTGGGCGGTGACCTGCCCTTCAGCGTTCAAATCAAGGACGGCGTGGCCCAGCTCTCCAAGCCGCTGACGTGGGCGCGGCCGGAGGCGGAGCTGAGCTTCGACGGCGGCATCCGGCTGGATGGCTCGCTGGACCTGACGGGCTCCGTGGCGCTGACCCCCTCCACGGTGAAGACGCTGACGCTGGGCAAGGTGACGCCGCCGGCCGCCATCCCCGTGGGCCTGAAGCTGACGGGCCCCGCGTGGAAGCCGGAGGTCACCAGCCTGGACGTGAAGCCGGCGGTGACGCAAATCGCGAAGCTGGCGGCCTCGTCGCTGGCGGGCAACCTGATTGGCGGCGAGCGCGGCCAGCAGGTCCAGGGCATCATCGAAGGCGGCGAGGACAAGCTTCGCGCCGAAGCCGAGGCCAGGCGCAAGGAGCTGGAGGCCAAGGCCGCCGAGGAGAAGGCGCGCCTGGAGGCCGAGGCCAAGAAGCGCGCCGAGGACGAAGCGAAGAAGCGCCTGCGCGGCCTCTTCGGGAAGTAG
- a CDS encoding sigma-54 interaction domain-containing protein, giving the protein MPTSHLALPALDALAGPVLLVDDARKVTALTPALEALLGGTLRAGTPLAQVLERADGTEPLDAVLKNGREASVRLRVGGRSKSVRVRAVPLARGPRASGWALLVSPGAVEETNGRAEVFHGLWTQAPELRRVFRIVEKVARTESSVLVRGESGTGKEHIAHALHALSARARGPFRAINCAALPPNLLESELFGHVRGAFTGAVRDSPGHFRLADKGSLFLDEVAEMPLDLQAKMLRVLETRTVIPVGGRQPVPVDVRIIAATHRPLRREVEAGRFRADLMYRLRVVPLFLPTLRERRGDILPLALRFLEELHQRGARRVERFSPGARRLLEEHPWPGNVRELRNVMEYAYVIGEGPVVREADLPPEFSEPRQAAPGTQPPPDASLEPERIRAALAQAGGNRSEAARLLGVSRVTLWRRLRDLGVTAER; this is encoded by the coding sequence ATGCCCACCTCCCACCTCGCGCTCCCCGCCCTGGATGCCCTCGCGGGCCCCGTGCTGCTCGTGGACGACGCGCGGAAGGTGACCGCGCTCACGCCCGCGCTCGAAGCCCTGCTGGGCGGCACGCTGCGCGCAGGAACGCCGCTGGCGCAGGTCCTGGAGCGCGCGGATGGCACGGAGCCGCTGGACGCCGTCTTGAAGAACGGGCGTGAGGCCTCCGTCCGCCTGCGCGTGGGTGGGCGCTCGAAGTCCGTGCGGGTGCGCGCCGTCCCCCTGGCGCGAGGGCCTCGGGCATCCGGGTGGGCCTTGCTCGTCTCGCCTGGCGCGGTGGAAGAGACGAACGGTCGCGCGGAGGTGTTCCACGGCCTGTGGACCCAGGCGCCCGAGCTGCGGCGCGTCTTCCGCATCGTCGAGAAGGTGGCCCGCACCGAGTCCAGCGTGCTCGTTCGCGGGGAGTCGGGCACCGGCAAGGAGCACATCGCTCACGCGCTGCATGCGCTGTCGGCACGGGCGCGCGGGCCGTTTCGCGCCATCAACTGCGCGGCGCTGCCGCCCAACCTGCTGGAGAGCGAGCTGTTCGGCCATGTGCGCGGCGCCTTCACGGGCGCGGTGCGCGACAGCCCAGGACATTTCCGGCTCGCGGACAAGGGCTCGCTGTTCCTGGACGAGGTGGCGGAGATGCCCCTGGACCTCCAGGCGAAGATGCTGCGCGTGCTGGAGACGCGCACCGTCATCCCCGTGGGAGGCCGCCAGCCCGTGCCCGTGGACGTGCGCATCATCGCCGCCACGCACCGGCCGCTGCGGCGCGAAGTGGAGGCGGGGCGCTTCCGCGCGGACTTGATGTACCGCCTGCGCGTGGTGCCGCTCTTCCTGCCCACGCTGCGGGAGCGGCGAGGCGACATCCTCCCGCTGGCCCTGCGGTTCCTGGAGGAGCTGCACCAGCGAGGCGCCCGCCGCGTGGAGCGCTTCTCGCCTGGTGCCCGCCGCTTGCTGGAGGAGCACCCCTGGCCCGGCAACGTGCGTGAGCTGCGCAACGTGATGGAGTACGCCTATGTCATCGGCGAAGGCCCGGTGGTCCGTGAGGCGGACCTGCCACCGGAGTTCTCCGAGCCGCGGCAGGCTGCTCCCGGGACGCAGCCGCCTCCGGATGCCTCGCTGGAGCCGGAGCGGATCCGCGCCGCGCTCGCCCAGGCGGGCGGCAACCGCTCCGAGGCCGCGCGCCTGCTCGGCGTCAGCCGCGTGACGCTGTGGCGGCGCCTGCGCGACCTGGGTGTGACGGCGGAGCGCTGA
- a CDS encoding rhodanese-like domain-containing protein: MHPLFDNATPHPAGYRDVDVGQLAACLPSELTLVDVREAAELDGILGHVAGIRHAPLATVPDVVDAWPRDTDVVLLCRSGARSARAATGLVTLGFTRVMNLRGGMLAWNTARLPVVRPVPHALPTLSTVRDGLLDGLHRALTPPPHEGPTVPPLTSPSREALTAVLDALQAARPTDVRDTAAFEHLLRTCRDLLAVARAEGER, encoded by the coding sequence ATGCATCCTCTCTTCGACAACGCCACGCCCCACCCCGCGGGCTACCGCGACGTGGACGTGGGGCAGCTCGCGGCGTGCCTGCCCTCCGAGCTCACGCTGGTCGACGTGCGTGAGGCCGCCGAGCTCGACGGTATCCTGGGCCACGTCGCGGGCATCCGGCACGCCCCCCTGGCCACGGTGCCGGACGTCGTCGACGCCTGGCCGCGTGACACGGACGTGGTGCTGCTCTGCCGCTCCGGGGCACGCTCGGCGAGGGCGGCCACGGGCCTGGTCACCCTGGGCTTCACTCGAGTGATGAACCTGCGAGGCGGGATGCTCGCGTGGAACACCGCGCGGCTGCCCGTGGTGCGCCCCGTCCCCCACGCGCTGCCCACCTTGAGCACCGTCCGCGACGGACTGCTCGACGGCCTCCACCGCGCCCTGACACCTCCGCCCCATGAAGGGCCCACCGTGCCCCCCCTGACGTCCCCGTCTCGGGAAGCGCTCACCGCCGTGCTCGACGCGCTCCAGGCCGCGCGGCCGACGGATGTCCGGGACACCGCCGCCTTCGAGCACCTGCTGCGCACATGCCGGGACCTGCTCGCCGTCGCGCGCGCGGAAGGCGAGCGGTGA
- a CDS encoding ELWxxDGT repeat protein yields the protein MRLRAQSLPLLLSAVSGIATLGCGVEAPYPARQEHGEVEAAASREDTARLGAASGWDLCDTTARLVRDIIPGAGHSHPRDLTHGNEVLLFSATDGVGGREPWMSSGVASGTHPLRDVHSGGSGSDAGPFLQGGTTTYFAASDGVHGRELWKTDGSTAGTELVKDISPGGLGSDPEHLTFYDGVLYFTANDGVHGRELWRSDGTEEGTFLLRDFSTEGDLVSSHFELVAGSNALYVKVSIFSPTDRQSSRVQLYRTDGASFVRLVDGTEENMLGDLTPVGDKLFFTWNFDAPQTRLYVTNGTSSWARYVYTFIGAPLGLVAYKNKLFLSAATGAGGADFELWRSDGTTSGTTRVKDIYPGPVPSQPTSLTVVKDRLFFVADDGVHGRELWSSDGTSAGTQLHADIAVGAPGSEPAELTAVEEYLFFSAHTEAGGREAWVSDTREPGVFEVQGIAPGAMHSDPNNFVRSGWDLYFVASDNADYGRELRALRIRPAGMCDMSGNGGL from the coding sequence ATGCGTCTTCGCGCACAGAGCCTTCCTTTGCTGTTGTCCGCCGTTTCAGGCATCGCCACCCTCGGATGCGGCGTCGAAGCACCCTACCCGGCTCGCCAGGAGCACGGGGAGGTGGAAGCCGCCGCCAGCCGTGAAGACACCGCGCGCCTGGGTGCGGCTTCCGGCTGGGACCTGTGCGACACGACGGCCCGGCTCGTGCGGGACATCATCCCGGGCGCGGGACACTCCCATCCGCGGGACCTCACCCACGGCAACGAGGTCCTCCTCTTCTCCGCCACGGATGGCGTGGGGGGCCGGGAGCCCTGGATGAGCTCGGGCGTGGCTTCGGGGACGCATCCGCTCCGGGACGTGCACTCCGGAGGCTCGGGCTCGGACGCGGGCCCCTTCCTCCAGGGCGGGACGACGACGTACTTCGCGGCGAGTGATGGAGTGCATGGCCGCGAACTCTGGAAGACGGATGGCTCCACCGCGGGCACGGAGCTGGTGAAGGACATCTCGCCGGGTGGGCTGGGCTCGGACCCGGAGCACCTGACCTTCTACGACGGCGTGCTGTACTTCACGGCGAACGATGGCGTGCATGGCCGCGAGCTGTGGCGCAGCGATGGCACGGAGGAGGGAACCTTCCTCTTGCGCGACTTCAGCACGGAGGGAGACCTGGTCTCCAGCCACTTCGAGCTGGTGGCGGGGTCGAACGCCCTCTACGTCAAGGTGAGCATCTTCTCACCGACCGACCGCCAGTCGAGCCGGGTGCAGCTGTACCGGACCGATGGCGCCAGCTTCGTGCGGCTGGTGGACGGGACGGAGGAGAACATGCTGGGCGACCTGACGCCGGTGGGGGACAAGCTGTTCTTCACCTGGAACTTCGATGCGCCGCAGACGCGGCTCTACGTCACCAACGGCACGTCGAGCTGGGCGCGCTACGTGTACACGTTCATCGGCGCCCCCCTGGGGTTGGTCGCCTACAAGAACAAGCTCTTCCTGAGCGCGGCGACGGGAGCCGGGGGGGCGGACTTCGAGCTGTGGCGCAGCGACGGCACCACGTCCGGCACGACACGGGTGAAGGACATCTACCCGGGCCCGGTGCCGTCGCAGCCGACGAGCCTCACGGTGGTGAAGGACCGGCTCTTCTTCGTCGCGGATGACGGGGTGCACGGCCGCGAGCTGTGGAGCAGCGACGGGACGAGCGCGGGGACGCAGCTGCACGCCGACATCGCCGTGGGCGCGCCGGGCTCGGAGCCCGCGGAGCTGACGGCCGTGGAGGAGTACCTCTTCTTCAGCGCCCACACGGAGGCCGGAGGCCGGGAGGCGTGGGTGAGCGACACCCGCGAGCCGGGGGTGTTCGAGGTGCAGGGCATCGCGCCGGGGGCCATGCACTCGGACCCGAACAACTTCGTGCGCTCGGGGTGGGACCTCTACTTCGTCGCCAGCGACAACGCCGACTACGGCCGCGAGCTCCGCGCGCTGCGCATCCGGCCCGCGGGCATGTGTGACATGAGCGGCAACGGCGGGCTCTGA
- a CDS encoding DUF885 domain-containing protein → MPTASVSAADADYVVLAREYLDWYAAAHPTRATRLGYHMHDAHLPDVSSGALKRKAEALRGWLTRLEQVVARGGLSGDAAVDVRVLENAMRADLLELEEVRPWERDPGFYVGIISSGLDGLSSREFAPVAERMRAMRSRMARIPGVLDAAQFNLSGVPKLWAEYALRDARGTVAYLRTDLPRALTAQGYAQVPLSERAAFSAAREEAARQMEAFAVWLERELLPQADGDFRLGRERFEKKLALEEHVTLDADALRDINERAIRDYKAWVAREAARLDATKTPEQVMAELVKDHPKAEELVASARAQLVELQRFVRERNILTLPSDRLPVVRETPPYARLGFASMDTPGPFETKATEAFYNITNVEPGWTPEQKAQHLTYFNRAGLLGITVHEAMPGHFVQLLYGARIPTDVRKVFTPASLVEGWAHYSEQMMVDEGLGNGDPVVRLGQLRRALQRHARWYAALALHVYGEPVEAVAKRYAEIAYFEPFPALREVERGTLDPTYLYYAVGRMQIFKLRDDYRRHLESRGKTLVLKDFHDRLLQLGLPVSLAREVFLPGDTAPSLE, encoded by the coding sequence ATGCCCACCGCTTCCGTCTCCGCCGCGGATGCCGACTATGTCGTCCTCGCGCGCGAGTACCTGGATTGGTATGCGGCGGCGCATCCCACCCGGGCCACGCGGCTCGGCTATCACATGCATGACGCCCACCTGCCGGACGTCTCTTCGGGCGCGCTGAAGCGCAAGGCGGAGGCGCTGCGCGGCTGGTTGACGCGCCTGGAGCAGGTGGTGGCGCGCGGTGGCCTGTCGGGAGACGCGGCCGTGGACGTGCGCGTGCTGGAGAACGCGATGCGCGCCGACCTGCTGGAGCTGGAGGAGGTGCGCCCCTGGGAGCGCGACCCGGGCTTCTACGTGGGCATCATCTCCAGCGGGTTGGACGGCCTGTCGTCACGCGAGTTCGCCCCCGTGGCCGAGCGCATGCGCGCCATGCGCTCCCGGATGGCGCGCATCCCTGGCGTGCTCGACGCGGCGCAGTTCAACCTGAGCGGCGTGCCGAAGCTGTGGGCGGAGTACGCGCTGCGCGACGCGCGCGGCACCGTGGCGTACCTGCGCACGGACCTGCCCCGGGCCCTGACGGCGCAGGGGTATGCCCAGGTGCCGCTGAGCGAGCGCGCCGCCTTCTCCGCCGCGCGTGAGGAGGCCGCGCGGCAGATGGAGGCCTTCGCGGTGTGGCTGGAGCGCGAGCTGCTGCCCCAGGCGGACGGCGACTTCCGCCTGGGGCGCGAGCGCTTCGAGAAGAAGCTGGCGCTGGAGGAGCACGTCACGCTGGACGCGGACGCGCTGCGCGACATCAACGAGCGCGCCATCCGCGACTACAAGGCCTGGGTGGCGCGCGAGGCCGCCCGGTTGGACGCCACCAAGACGCCCGAGCAGGTGATGGCGGAGCTGGTGAAGGACCACCCGAAGGCGGAGGAGCTGGTGGCCTCGGCGCGGGCGCAGCTGGTGGAGCTGCAGCGCTTCGTGCGCGAGCGGAACATCCTCACGCTGCCGTCGGACCGGCTGCCCGTGGTGCGGGAGACGCCGCCCTACGCGCGGCTGGGCTTCGCGTCCATGGACACCCCCGGCCCCTTCGAGACGAAGGCCACCGAGGCCTTCTACAACATCACCAACGTGGAGCCCGGCTGGACGCCCGAGCAGAAGGCCCAGCACCTGACGTACTTCAACCGCGCGGGCCTGCTGGGCATCACCGTCCATGAGGCCATGCCCGGCCACTTCGTGCAGCTGCTCTACGGCGCGCGGATTCCCACGGACGTGCGCAAGGTCTTCACCCCCGCGTCACTGGTGGAGGGCTGGGCGCACTACTCCGAGCAGATGATGGTGGATGAAGGCCTGGGCAATGGTGACCCGGTCGTGCGGCTGGGGCAGCTCCGCCGCGCGCTCCAGCGGCACGCGCGCTGGTACGCGGCGCTGGCGCTACACGTGTACGGAGAGCCCGTGGAGGCGGTGGCGAAGCGGTACGCGGAGATTGCGTACTTCGAGCCCTTCCCCGCCCTGCGCGAGGTGGAGCGCGGCACGCTCGACCCCACGTACCTGTATTACGCCGTGGGGCGCATGCAGATCTTCAAGCTGCGCGACGACTACCGCCGCCACCTGGAGTCGCGCGGGAAGACGCTGGTGCTGAAGGACTTTCACGACCGGCTCCTCCAGCTCGGGCTGCCGGTGTCGCTCGCGCGGGAGGTGTTCCTGCCGGGCGACACGGCGCCGTCGCTGGAGTGA
- a CDS encoding fibril protein: protein MSLLRAAGAGMLLLAACASTNKSAAPEPRAAAPRVEGVEYGFHPQDPVRVGWGDRGMMAFLELLRGPQGQRIAWRRVGPCCGAGAPTELEVFEVTYDGLAAPVSLYLDPNTAGAVHAPNGFNLQGLASRSQVGQEETPRVIEL from the coding sequence ATGTCGCTGCTTCGAGCCGCTGGTGCCGGGATGCTCCTCCTGGCTGCGTGTGCATCAACCAACAAGTCCGCGGCGCCAGAGCCCCGCGCCGCGGCGCCGCGAGTCGAGGGGGTGGAGTACGGCTTCCACCCCCAGGACCCGGTCCGCGTCGGCTGGGGTGACCGGGGGATGATGGCCTTCCTGGAGCTGCTGCGAGGCCCCCAGGGCCAACGCATCGCCTGGCGCCGCGTGGGCCCCTGCTGCGGCGCCGGCGCGCCCACCGAGCTGGAGGTCTTCGAGGTGACGTACGACGGCCTCGCCGCTCCGGTGAGCCTCTACCTGGACCCGAACACCGCGGGCGCCGTGCACGCGCCCAACGGCTTCAACCTCCAGGGGCTCGCCTCCCGCTCGCAGGTGGGGCAAGAGGAGACGCCCCGGGTCATCGAGCTGTAG
- a CDS encoding NAD(P)/FAD-dependent oxidoreductase, producing the protein MQTSEDFGRGDSVTPSSPVVVPVREHHRVLIIGGGTAGITVAARLARAGQKGVAVLEPSQHHYYQPLWTLVGAGEARIEDTVRNESRLIPHGVKWVRDAATEIDPEAREVLTRGGLRLGYDFLVVAPGIQLDWDKVAGLREALKTPHVSSNYDVQLAPKTWRLLQNFQGGTALFTQPSTPVKCAGAPQKIMYLAADHFRRTGVMERTSVVFGSGAKTIFGVKPFASVLEGVVHRYGITPRFQHDLIAVDGERREATFQATRDGQTERLTLAYDMLHVTPPQSAPDFIKRSPLSWREGPNAGWVKADKYTLQHPDHPNVFALGDASDLPTSRTGAAIRKQAPVLVENLLACMKDRPLPARYDGYASCPLTTGYGRLLLAEFDYDGKPAPTIPFIDTLQERRDMWLMKKYGLPRLYWAFMMRGLA; encoded by the coding sequence ATGCAGACGAGCGAGGACTTTGGCCGCGGGGATTCGGTGACGCCGTCCAGCCCCGTGGTGGTGCCGGTACGCGAACACCATCGCGTGCTCATCATCGGAGGTGGCACCGCCGGAATCACGGTGGCCGCCCGGCTGGCGCGCGCCGGGCAGAAGGGCGTCGCCGTCCTCGAGCCCTCCCAGCACCACTACTACCAACCCCTGTGGACGCTGGTGGGCGCCGGGGAGGCGCGCATCGAGGACACCGTGCGCAACGAGTCCCGCCTCATCCCGCACGGCGTGAAGTGGGTGCGCGACGCCGCCACGGAGATAGACCCGGAGGCGAGGGAGGTCCTCACCCGCGGGGGCCTCCGCCTGGGCTACGACTTCCTCGTCGTCGCCCCTGGCATCCAGCTCGACTGGGACAAGGTCGCGGGCCTGCGCGAAGCGCTGAAGACGCCGCACGTCAGCAGCAACTACGACGTCCAGCTCGCGCCCAAGACGTGGCGCCTGCTCCAGAACTTCCAGGGCGGCACCGCGCTCTTCACCCAGCCCTCCACCCCCGTGAAGTGCGCCGGGGCCCCGCAGAAAATCATGTACCTGGCCGCGGACCACTTCCGCCGCACCGGCGTGATGGAGCGCACCAGCGTCGTCTTCGGCTCCGGCGCCAAGACCATCTTCGGCGTGAAGCCCTTCGCCTCCGTGCTGGAGGGCGTGGTGCACCGCTACGGCATCACGCCCCGCTTCCAGCACGACCTCATCGCCGTGGACGGCGAGCGGCGCGAGGCCACCTTCCAGGCCACGCGCGACGGGCAGACGGAGCGCCTCACCCTGGCCTACGACATGCTGCACGTCACCCCGCCGCAGAGCGCGCCGGACTTCATCAAGCGCAGCCCGCTGTCCTGGCGGGAGGGTCCGAATGCCGGCTGGGTGAAGGCGGACAAGTACACGCTCCAGCACCCGGACCATCCGAACGTCTTCGCGCTCGGCGATGCGTCGGACCTGCCCACCAGCCGAACGGGCGCCGCCATCCGCAAGCAGGCGCCGGTGCTGGTGGAGAACCTCCTGGCCTGCATGAAGGACCGGCCCCTGCCCGCGCGGTATGACGGCTACGCGTCCTGCCCCCTCACCACGGGCTACGGGCGCCTGCTGCTCGCCGAGTTCGACTACGACGGCAAGCCCGCGCCCACCATCCCCTTCATCGACACCCTGCAGGAGCGGCGCGACATGTGGCTGATGAAGAAGTACGGCCTGCCACGCCTCTACTGGGCATTCATGATGCGGGGCCTTGCATAA
- a CDS encoding MBL fold metallo-hydrolase yields the protein MLFRQLFDADTSTYTYLLADEATGAAALIDPVLEQAERDLKLLRELGLTLSVVLETHVHADHVTGAGVLRERTGATVVASSRGAPCVDRTVNHGDIVRVGGLEVRVLETPGHTDDSLSFLCERRLFTGDALLIRGTGRTDFQNGDPGQLYDAITRVLFTLPDDTAVYPGHDYAGHAMSTVGEEKQHNPRLAGRTRADFIVLMNALQLPPPRKLDVAVPANRACGHTPPTPSLQA from the coding sequence ATGCTCTTCCGCCAGCTCTTCGACGCGGACACCTCGACGTATACGTACCTCCTGGCCGACGAGGCCACGGGCGCCGCCGCGCTCATCGACCCGGTGCTGGAACAGGCCGAGCGCGACCTGAAGCTCCTCCGGGAGCTGGGCCTCACATTGTCCGTGGTGCTGGAGACGCACGTCCACGCCGACCACGTCACCGGCGCGGGCGTGCTCCGCGAGCGGACAGGCGCCACCGTGGTGGCCTCCAGCCGCGGCGCGCCCTGCGTGGACCGGACGGTGAACCATGGAGACATCGTGCGCGTGGGCGGCCTCGAAGTCCGCGTCCTCGAGACGCCCGGACACACCGACGACAGCCTGAGCTTCCTCTGTGAGCGCCGCCTCTTCACCGGAGACGCGCTGCTCATCCGAGGCACCGGAAGGACGGACTTCCAGAACGGCGACCCGGGCCAGCTCTACGACGCCATCACCCGCGTCCTCTTCACCCTGCCCGACGACACGGCGGTCTACCCCGGCCACGATTACGCCGGGCACGCCATGTCCACGGTGGGCGAGGAGAAGCAGCACAACCCCCGGCTCGCCGGACGCACGCGCGCGGACTTCATCGTCTTGATGAACGCGCTCCAGCTCCCGCCACCCCGGAAGCTGGATGTGGCCGTCCCCGCCAACCGGGCCTGCGGACACACGCCGCCCACACCTTCCCTCCAGGCCTGA